In one Streptomyces sp. NBC_01288 genomic region, the following are encoded:
- a CDS encoding MFS transporter, with product MQDTPVPARTEPSPPARRTTRDLTKAAVSGWLGTAMEFMDFQLYSLAAAIVFNKIFFPDVSPAIGLIAAMATYGVGYVARLAGAVYFGRMGDRIGRKKVLVITILLMGGSTTLIGALPTYAAIGILAPSLLVLLRLIQGFGAGAEIAGATVLLAEYAPVRRRGLIASLVSLGTNSGTLAASGLWAILIGVLSEDQLLAWGWRLPFLLSFVLMLFAVWLRRGLKESPVFEERADVVDGVAMTRGEVESTIAEEGEHRVDVLAAGIRQRKGRAFFLALGLRLGQAGNSGLIQTFLVGYIATNLSVGRSVPTDAIVYGSLLGFATVPAVGLLGDRYGRRPVYMAFSLLTVVIAFPVMFLIASGSSAAVMFGMVLGLNVGVLGLFSLESVTMAELFGSRTRFTQLALAKEIGGILTTAIGPVLAASLTAVTGSWWPIAVMLVVYSLITLVSAFLAPETRGRDLVRLEDAV from the coding sequence ATGCAGGACACTCCCGTCCCCGCCCGCACGGAACCATCGCCGCCCGCCCGGCGCACGACCCGCGATCTCACCAAGGCCGCCGTCTCCGGCTGGCTCGGTACGGCCATGGAGTTCATGGACTTCCAGCTGTACTCGCTGGCCGCCGCGATCGTCTTCAACAAGATCTTCTTCCCGGACGTCAGCCCGGCCATCGGCCTGATCGCCGCGATGGCGACCTACGGCGTCGGCTACGTCGCCCGCCTCGCCGGTGCGGTCTACTTCGGGCGGATGGGCGACCGGATCGGCCGCAAGAAGGTCCTCGTCATCACGATCCTGCTGATGGGCGGGTCCACCACCCTCATCGGCGCCCTGCCCACCTACGCCGCGATCGGCATCCTCGCGCCGAGCCTGCTGGTCCTGCTGCGGCTGATCCAGGGCTTCGGAGCCGGTGCCGAGATAGCCGGGGCGACCGTGCTGCTCGCCGAGTACGCCCCGGTGCGCAGGCGCGGTCTGATCGCCTCGCTGGTGTCGCTCGGCACGAACTCCGGGACGCTCGCCGCGTCAGGCCTGTGGGCCATCCTCATCGGCGTGCTCAGCGAGGACCAACTCCTCGCCTGGGGCTGGCGGTTGCCGTTCCTGCTGAGCTTCGTCCTGATGCTCTTCGCGGTCTGGCTGCGGCGCGGCCTCAAGGAGAGCCCGGTCTTCGAGGAACGCGCCGACGTCGTGGACGGCGTGGCGATGACCCGCGGCGAGGTCGAGTCCACGATCGCCGAGGAGGGCGAACACCGGGTCGACGTCCTCGCGGCGGGCATCCGCCAGCGCAAGGGCAGGGCGTTCTTCCTCGCGCTGGGCCTGCGCCTGGGCCAGGCGGGCAACTCCGGGCTGATCCAGACGTTCCTCGTCGGCTACATCGCCACCAACCTCTCGGTCGGCCGCTCCGTCCCCACGGACGCGATCGTCTACGGCTCCCTGCTCGGCTTCGCCACCGTGCCGGCCGTGGGTCTGCTCGGCGACCGCTACGGACGCCGCCCGGTCTACATGGCGTTCTCGCTGCTGACCGTCGTCATCGCCTTCCCCGTGATGTTCCTCATCGCGTCCGGTTCCTCGGCCGCCGTGATGTTCGGCATGGTGCTCGGCCTGAACGTCGGTGTCCTCGGCCTGTTCTCGCTGGAGAGCGTGACGATGGCCGAACTCTTCGGCTCCCGCACCCGGTTCACCCAGCTCGCGCTCGCCAAGGAGATCGGCGGCATCCTCACCACCGCGATCGGCCCGGTCCTCGCGGCCTCGCTCACCGCCGTCACCGGCAGCTGGTGGCCCATCGCGGTGATGCTCGTCGTCTACTCGCTCATCACCCTCGTCAGCGCGTTCCTCGCCCCCGAGACACGCGGCCGCGACCTGGTCCGACTGGAGGACGCCGTATGA
- the manD gene encoding D-mannonate dehydratase ManD, whose product MSKIERVDVFVASPGRTFVTLRITTDDGVTGLGDATLNGRELAVASYLRDHLVPLLIGKDPARIEDMWQYLYRGAYWRRGPVTMTAIAAVDTALWDIKGKTAGLPVYQLLGGRSRDGVLVYSHASGTDVPSLLDDVERYLELGYKAIRAQAAVPDVGGTYGVRKGKVYEPAATELPDEQPWDTEAYLGFAPTYLEAVRERFGFGFHLLHDVHHRLTPIEAARFGKSVEACRLFWMEDPTPAENQEAFRLIRQHTTTPIAVGEVMNSIWDVQHLITEQLIDYVRTTVVHAGGITHLRRIFDLAALYQVRTGSHGATDLSPVSMAAAVHLDISVPNFGIQEHMGHPDEAAEVFRTGVTFADGMLHPSEEPGLGVEYDEKAAERFPYQQRYLPVARRLDGSVHDW is encoded by the coding sequence GTGAGCAAGATCGAGCGCGTCGACGTGTTCGTCGCCTCCCCCGGGCGCACGTTCGTCACGCTGCGCATCACCACGGACGACGGTGTGACGGGCCTCGGCGACGCCACGCTCAACGGACGTGAACTGGCCGTGGCGAGCTATCTGCGCGATCACCTGGTCCCGCTGCTGATCGGCAAGGACCCCGCCCGCATCGAGGACATGTGGCAGTACCTGTACCGGGGCGCGTACTGGCGGCGCGGGCCGGTCACCATGACGGCGATCGCGGCCGTCGACACCGCGCTGTGGGACATCAAGGGCAAGACCGCGGGCCTACCCGTGTACCAGTTGCTCGGCGGCCGGTCCCGGGACGGCGTACTCGTCTACTCGCACGCCAGCGGCACCGACGTACCGTCCCTCCTCGACGACGTCGAGCGCTACTTGGAGCTGGGCTACAAGGCGATCCGCGCGCAGGCCGCGGTGCCCGACGTCGGCGGCACCTACGGCGTCCGCAAGGGCAAGGTCTACGAACCCGCCGCGACGGAGCTGCCCGACGAGCAACCCTGGGACACCGAGGCCTACTTGGGGTTCGCGCCCACGTATCTGGAAGCCGTCCGGGAACGCTTCGGCTTCGGCTTCCACCTCCTCCACGACGTCCATCACCGGCTCACCCCGATCGAGGCGGCGCGGTTCGGAAAGAGCGTCGAGGCGTGCCGGCTGTTCTGGATGGAGGACCCGACACCGGCCGAGAACCAGGAGGCGTTCCGGCTCATCCGGCAGCACACCACGACCCCGATCGCGGTGGGCGAGGTGATGAACTCGATCTGGGACGTCCAGCACCTGATCACCGAGCAGCTCATCGACTACGTCCGCACGACCGTCGTGCACGCGGGCGGCATCACCCACCTGCGGCGGATCTTCGACCTCGCCGCGCTGTACCAGGTGCGGACCGGTTCGCACGGTGCGACCGACCTCTCCCCCGTCAGCATGGCGGCGGCCGTGCACCTCGACATCAGCGTGCCGAACTTCGGCATCCAGGAGCACATGGGGCATCCCGACGAGGCGGCCGAGGTGTTCCGGACCGGTGTCACGTTCGCCGACGGGATGCTCCATCCCTCGGAGGAACCGGGGTTGGGCGTCGAGTACGACGAGAAGGCGGCGGAGCGTTTCCCGTACCAGCAGCGCTATCTTCCGGTCGCGCGGCGTCTCGACGGGTCGGTGCACGACTGGTGA
- a CDS encoding sugar kinase, whose protein sequence is MPLPPPPRSAGRPEQVADVVCVGETMAVLSPPDSRPFDEQPTLAMAIGGAESNVACGLAGLGHRVAWLSRLGDDPFARRILAELTARGVDVTGVETDPARPTGVYFKDPAPEGTRTHYYRSGSAATLMGPELTRLPVLRRARVVHLSGVAAALSESCAGLLEAILVDRALGARGSGPVVSFDVNHRPALWRSGTADAAKNLLTLARAADIVFVGRDEAEALWGTTRPDDVAELLGPAPLVVVKDAELGATSYADGQRTFVPALPTQVVEPVGAGDAFAAGYLSAVLENRDERSRLRLGHVAASAALRTRDDVPAMPPRTETDRRLALDDVGWSRAATG, encoded by the coding sequence GTGCCCCTGCCGCCCCCGCCCCGTTCGGCCGGCCGACCGGAACAGGTGGCCGACGTCGTGTGCGTCGGCGAGACGATGGCCGTCCTCAGTCCGCCGGACAGCCGTCCGTTCGACGAACAGCCGACGCTCGCGATGGCCATCGGCGGTGCCGAGTCCAACGTCGCCTGCGGGCTCGCCGGTCTCGGTCACCGTGTCGCGTGGCTGAGCCGCCTGGGCGACGACCCGTTCGCGCGCCGCATCCTGGCCGAACTCACCGCGCGGGGCGTGGACGTGACGGGAGTGGAGACCGACCCGGCCCGCCCGACCGGCGTCTACTTCAAGGACCCGGCACCGGAGGGCACCCGCACCCACTACTACCGGAGCGGATCGGCCGCGACCCTGATGGGCCCGGAGCTGACCCGGCTGCCCGTGCTGCGCCGGGCCCGCGTCGTGCACCTGTCGGGCGTCGCGGCGGCACTCTCCGAGAGCTGTGCCGGGCTGTTGGAGGCGATCCTCGTCGACCGCGCGCTCGGCGCGAGGGGCAGCGGGCCGGTCGTCTCCTTCGACGTCAACCACCGCCCCGCGCTGTGGCGTTCCGGCACCGCCGACGCCGCGAAGAACCTGCTCACCCTCGCCCGCGCCGCCGACATCGTGTTCGTCGGACGGGACGAGGCCGAGGCGCTGTGGGGCACGACCCGCCCGGACGACGTGGCCGAACTCCTCGGCCCCGCACCGCTGGTCGTGGTCAAGGACGCCGAACTCGGAGCGACCTCGTACGCCGACGGACAGCGCACCTTCGTCCCCGCGCTGCCCACCCAGGTGGTCGAACCGGTCGGCGCGGGCGACGCGTTCGCCGCCGGTTACCTCTCGGCGGTACTGGAGAACCGGGACGAACGGTCCCGCCTGCGGCTGGGCCATGTCGCAGCCTCCGCGGCGCTGCGAACGAGGGACGACGTGCCCGCAATGCCTCCGCGCACGGAGACCGACCGCCGACTCGCGCTGGACGACGTGGGTTGGTCCAGGGCGGCGACGGGATGA
- a CDS encoding GntR family transcriptional regulator — protein sequence MAHSNRDRTSRRAIYLKLRQMVLTLELAPGAALSENELAASLGVSRTPVRESLILLSQEGLVQVFPKIGSFVSRVDPGQVADAQFLREAVELASLDDLPAALDPEVDGELRENLARQQRADLGLEEFFDLDEAFHQGLMRLSGHGNVWTNVAAAKGHLDRARRLGLHENVSPAVFALQHREIYDAVVAGDIPLARAAMRTHLRAVFSDIERIRAHSPELFASGPSTVPVRRNVVVWE from the coding sequence ATGGCTCACTCGAATCGGGACCGCACCAGCCGGCGCGCGATCTATCTGAAACTGCGTCAGATGGTCCTGACCCTCGAACTCGCCCCGGGCGCCGCCCTGTCGGAGAACGAACTCGCGGCCTCGCTCGGCGTCAGCCGGACCCCGGTGCGGGAGAGCCTGATCCTGCTGTCGCAGGAGGGCCTGGTGCAGGTCTTCCCGAAGATCGGCTCGTTCGTCTCCCGGGTGGACCCGGGGCAGGTCGCCGACGCGCAGTTCCTGCGGGAGGCCGTCGAACTCGCGTCACTGGACGACCTGCCCGCCGCACTCGACCCCGAGGTCGACGGCGAGCTCCGCGAGAACCTCGCCCGCCAGCAGCGCGCGGACCTCGGCCTGGAGGAGTTCTTCGACCTGGACGAGGCGTTCCACCAGGGCCTGATGCGCCTGAGCGGCCACGGCAACGTCTGGACCAACGTCGCCGCCGCCAAGGGTCACCTCGACCGGGCCCGCCGCCTGGGCCTGCACGAGAACGTCTCCCCGGCCGTCTTCGCCCTCCAGCACCGCGAGATCTACGACGCGGTCGTCGCCGGTGACATCCCGCTCGCCCGCGCCGCCATGCGCACCCATCTCCGGGCCGTCTTCAGCGACATCGAGCGCATCCGGGCGCATTCACCGGAACTGTTCGCCAGCGGGCCCTCGACGGTGCCGGTGCGGCGCAACGTGGTGGTCTGGGAGTAG
- a CDS encoding amidohydrolase family protein, with translation MMKKTLLTGGTVVSMDPVVGDLERGDVLIEDGVIVAVAAHLDAPDAEVIDATDRIVLPGFVDNHRHSWQTAFRGVGADWTFPEWALAMHRTVKPHYRPEEVYAGTLLGRLEALHSGVTTMLDWYHVAQTHDHEDAAVAALRDAPGRSVFCLGAGWGTADSVDADIRRVRSELPGDGLVTMAFGLRGPDDTGMDTVARELKLADELGLRTSLHVDPGGTSPTVADLREHGLLRETTTFVHANGISDEELRMLADAGASLSVSPDVELKMGFGSPVTGRALAAGVRPTLSVDDVPSAGGDMFSTMRTAFAVQRGLDGGLRSRDLLEFTTIDAARSCGLDARTGSVTPGKDADLILLRTDDLTVFPVTDPVGTIVSAAHPGLVDTVLVAGQVVKRDGVLVGVDLSALRARLLASRDRIAAAAGIPVDGTWRPRPEQA, from the coding sequence ATGATGAAGAAAACCCTGCTCACCGGCGGCACCGTGGTCAGCATGGACCCGGTCGTCGGCGATCTCGAACGCGGTGACGTGCTGATCGAGGACGGTGTGATCGTCGCGGTGGCCGCGCACCTCGACGCGCCGGACGCCGAGGTGATCGACGCGACCGACCGGATCGTCCTGCCCGGTTTCGTCGACAACCACCGCCACTCCTGGCAGACCGCGTTCCGAGGCGTCGGCGCGGACTGGACGTTCCCCGAGTGGGCGCTGGCCATGCACCGCACGGTCAAGCCCCACTACCGGCCCGAGGAAGTCTACGCCGGCACCCTGCTCGGCCGCCTGGAGGCCCTGCACTCCGGCGTGACCACGATGCTGGACTGGTACCACGTCGCCCAGACCCACGACCACGAGGACGCCGCCGTCGCCGCGCTGCGGGACGCGCCGGGGCGGTCGGTCTTCTGCCTCGGCGCCGGCTGGGGCACCGCCGACTCCGTCGACGCCGACATCCGCCGCGTCCGCTCCGAGCTGCCCGGTGACGGCCTCGTCACCATGGCGTTCGGCCTGCGCGGACCCGACGACACCGGCATGGACACCGTCGCCCGCGAGCTGAAACTGGCGGACGAACTCGGCCTGCGCACCAGCCTGCACGTAGATCCGGGCGGCACCAGCCCCACGGTCGCCGATCTGCGCGAGCACGGGCTGCTGCGGGAGACCACCACGTTCGTGCACGCCAACGGGATCAGCGACGAAGAGCTGCGGATGCTCGCGGACGCGGGCGCTTCCCTGTCCGTCAGCCCGGACGTCGAGCTGAAGATGGGCTTCGGATCGCCGGTCACCGGGCGGGCGTTGGCCGCGGGCGTGCGCCCGACGCTGTCCGTCGACGACGTCCCCTCGGCCGGTGGCGACATGTTCTCCACGATGCGTACGGCCTTCGCCGTGCAGCGCGGTCTGGACGGCGGCCTGCGCTCCCGCGACCTGCTGGAGTTCACCACGATCGACGCCGCCCGCTCCTGCGGACTCGACGCCCGCACCGGCAGCGTCACCCCCGGCAAGGACGCCGACCTGATCCTCCTGCGCACCGACGACCTGACCGTGTTCCCGGTCACCGACCCGGTCGGCACGATCGTCAGCGCCGCTCACCCCGGACTCGTCGACACCGTCCTCGTCGCCGGTCAAGTGGTCAAGCGCGACGGGGTGTTGGTGGGCGTGGACCTGTCGGCGCTCAGGGCCCGGCTGCTCGCGTCCCGCGACCGGATCGCGGCGGCGGCAGGGATTCCGGTCGACGGTACGTGGCGCCCGCGGCCCGAACAGGCGTAG
- a CDS encoding L-idonate 5-dehydrogenase, with protein sequence MSTGSMSTGRMRAVVVHGPGDVRIDERVRPAPGAGEVLLALEWGGICGSDIAYWKNGASGTASLAHPLVLGHEVAGRIAALGAGVTGLDEGQQVTVHPAQLVGDGILPDRIAGRTNLYPHVRYFGSAAFDPHTDGGFSEFRTVRAAQVRPLPDGVDTQQGALAEPLAVALHAVGRVPALRGRTVLVNGAGPIGSLVVAAARHSGAGSVIAADLSAASLAVARAMGADETRDISRGESLPEDVEVVFEASGAPSALGPVLRSTARGGTLVQVGNLPGTAVSAALGDLVTREITWIGSYRFVEEIDDALRALRDGLDVTPVITHRFPMERAEEALAVAADPGSGSSKVLLRLAGT encoded by the coding sequence ATGAGTACGGGCAGCATGAGCACGGGCCGTATGAGGGCCGTCGTGGTGCACGGCCCCGGAGACGTCCGCATCGACGAACGGGTCCGGCCGGCACCGGGGGCGGGTGAGGTGCTGCTCGCCCTGGAGTGGGGCGGGATCTGCGGCTCCGACATCGCCTACTGGAAGAACGGCGCGTCCGGCACCGCCTCGTTGGCCCACCCGCTCGTCCTCGGCCACGAGGTCGCGGGCCGGATCGCGGCGCTCGGCGCCGGGGTCACCGGCCTGGACGAAGGACAGCAAGTAACCGTCCACCCGGCCCAGTTGGTGGGCGACGGCATCCTCCCGGACCGGATCGCCGGACGCACCAACCTCTACCCGCACGTCCGTTACTTCGGCTCGGCGGCCTTCGACCCGCACACGGACGGCGGGTTCAGCGAATTCCGTACGGTCCGCGCGGCCCAGGTCCGCCCCCTGCCGGACGGCGTCGACACCCAACAGGGCGCCCTGGCCGAGCCGTTGGCGGTCGCGCTGCACGCCGTGGGCCGGGTGCCGGCGCTGCGCGGGCGGACGGTGCTGGTCAACGGGGCAGGTCCGATCGGCTCGTTGGTGGTCGCGGCGGCCCGGCACTCCGGGGCGGGCTCCGTCATCGCCGCCGACCTCTCCGCCGCCTCCCTCGCCGTCGCGCGCGCGATGGGCGCCGACGAGACGCGGGACATCTCGCGCGGCGAGTCCCTGCCGGAGGACGTCGAGGTCGTCTTCGAGGCGTCCGGCGCCCCCTCGGCGCTGGGCCCGGTCCTACGGTCCACCGCCCGCGGCGGCACCCTCGTCCAGGTCGGCAACCTCCCCGGTACGGCGGTCTCCGCCGCCCTCGGTGACCTGGTCACCCGGGAGATCACCTGGATCGGCTCCTACCGCTTCGTCGAGGAGATCGACGACGCGTTGCGCGCGCTGCGGGACGGGCTGGACGTCACACCGGTGATCACGCACCGGTTCCCGATGGAGCGGGCGGAGGAGGCGCTGGCGGTGGCGGCGGATCCGGGGAGCGGGAGCAGCAAGGTGTTGCTGCGGCTGGCAGGCACCTGA
- a CDS encoding mannitol dehydrogenase family protein encodes MNTRLTRAAPLAPEVRPAVDPAQLRPRIVHFGLGAFHRAHQAVYTENAAALSGEPWGITAVAPRSAATVRALREQDFLYSLTERRPEGPRTRVVGSVIDALAMGPDAKAVHALLVDPEVTVVTLTVTEKGYQRLASTGGLDTAAVAADLAADPDGPFTTAVGALAAGLAARARAGGAPITVVSCDNMADNGAVLGRVVREFVDASHWPDRHRILDRIAETVRFPATVVDRIVPAPSEADRVAAATALGARDELAVTAEPYRRWVLEDSFAAARPPWELDGALFVRDVTPYQLTKLRLLNGSHSALAYLGTAVDLTTISETMAASWGERLVRALCAEVAPTLPAGGPDPAAYADDLVVRFRNPAMRHLLRQIGSDGSLKITERWLPALRTLRERGTSTPVLELALAAWALSTRRTRTADAPTDPAADALAACWDGTTTPVVTVRALLRVLGAADLADDGRLTTAIADRLPALRAGRVEI; translated from the coding sequence GTGAACACACGACTGACACGTGCGGCGCCGCTCGCCCCGGAGGTGCGACCCGCCGTCGACCCCGCCCAACTCCGGCCCCGGATCGTCCACTTCGGGCTCGGCGCCTTCCACCGCGCCCACCAGGCCGTCTACACGGAGAACGCCGCCGCGCTGTCCGGCGAGCCCTGGGGCATCACCGCCGTGGCGCCGAGGTCGGCGGCGACCGTACGCGCCCTGCGCGAACAGGACTTCCTGTACTCGCTCACCGAGCGCCGCCCGGAGGGACCCCGCACCCGGGTCGTCGGTTCGGTGATCGACGCGCTGGCCATGGGACCGGACGCCAAGGCGGTCCACGCGCTGCTCGTCGATCCCGAGGTGACGGTCGTGACGCTCACCGTGACCGAGAAGGGCTATCAACGGCTCGCGTCCACAGGCGGGTTGGACACGGCCGCCGTCGCCGCCGACCTCGCGGCGGACCCTGACGGCCCGTTCACCACGGCGGTCGGGGCGCTGGCCGCCGGGCTCGCGGCGCGGGCGCGGGCGGGCGGCGCGCCGATCACCGTCGTGTCCTGCGACAACATGGCGGACAACGGCGCCGTACTCGGCCGGGTGGTACGGGAGTTCGTCGACGCGTCCCACTGGCCCGACCGGCACCGGATCCTGGACCGGATCGCCGAGACCGTCCGATTCCCCGCGACGGTGGTCGACCGGATCGTGCCCGCGCCGAGCGAGGCGGACCGTGTGGCCGCCGCGACCGCGCTCGGGGCACGCGACGAACTCGCCGTGACGGCCGAACCGTACCGGCGGTGGGTCCTGGAGGACTCCTTCGCCGCCGCCCGGCCGCCCTGGGAACTCGACGGCGCGCTGTTCGTCAGGGATGTGACGCCGTATCAGCTCACGAAACTGCGGCTGCTGAACGGCTCCCACTCCGCTCTCGCTTACCTGGGGACGGCAGTGGACCTCACCACCATCTCCGAGACCATGGCGGCCAGTTGGGGCGAGCGGCTCGTCCGGGCGCTGTGCGCGGAGGTCGCGCCCACGCTCCCGGCGGGCGGTCCCGATCCCGCCGCGTACGCCGACGATCTCGTCGTACGGTTCCGCAATCCCGCGATGCGGCACCTGCTGCGGCAGATCGGCTCCGACGGGTCGCTGAAGATCACGGAGCGCTGGCTGCCCGCGCTGCGCACCCTGCGCGAACGGGGCACGAGCACGCCGGTGCTCGAACTCGCCCTCGCCGCCTGGGCGTTGAGCACCCGGCGCACCCGAACGGCCGACGCTCCGACCGACCCGGCGGCTGACGCCCTCGCCGCTTGCTGGGACGGAACCACCACTCCCGTGGTGACGGTCCGCGCGCTGCTGCGCGTCCTCGGCGCCGCCGACCTGGCCGACGACGGCCGCCTCACCACCGCGATCGCCGACCGGCTGCCCGCCCTCCGGGCCGGACGCGTCGAGATCTGA
- a CDS encoding bifunctional 4-hydroxy-2-oxoglutarate aldolase/2-dehydro-3-deoxy-phosphogluconate aldolase has protein sequence MTPDFLTRLSKDRVIAVVRAPEIPDAAALCEALRAGGIRWIEFTRTTPGLAGHLRRAVADGQDGVGAGTVMTGAQAEELIEAGAQYLVTPGCRPGVAEAAAAAGVPVVMGALSPTEVGMALDLGVDAVKIFPARAFGPRHFRDLAGPFPDVPLVASGGVDADNAAGFLAAGARAVCAGSGVVPPAVVAAGDWAEITRRARAFTDALAAVPSPV, from the coding sequence ATGACCCCCGACTTCCTCACCCGGCTGTCGAAGGACCGCGTGATCGCCGTGGTCCGCGCCCCGGAGATACCCGATGCCGCGGCGCTCTGCGAGGCGTTGCGGGCGGGTGGTATCCGGTGGATCGAGTTCACCCGGACCACCCCCGGCCTCGCCGGGCATCTGCGGCGCGCGGTGGCCGACGGGCAGGACGGTGTCGGTGCCGGGACGGTGATGACCGGCGCGCAGGCCGAGGAGTTGATCGAGGCGGGGGCGCAATATCTTGTCACCCCCGGTTGCCGCCCCGGTGTCGCGGAGGCGGCAGCGGCGGCCGGGGTGCCGGTCGTGATGGGTGCCCTGTCGCCGACGGAGGTCGGGATGGCCCTCGACCTGGGCGTGGACGCGGTGAAGATCTTCCCGGCGCGCGCCTTCGGCCCCCGGCACTTCCGTGACCTGGCCGGCCCCTTCCCGGACGTACCGCTGGTGGCGTCGGGCGGGGTCGACGCGGACAACGCGGCCGGGTTCCTCGCGGCCGGGGCGCGTGCGGTGTGCGCCGGTTCGGGGGTCGTACCGCCCGCTGTCGTGGCCGCGGGCGACTGGGCCGAGATCACCCGCCGGGCCCGCGCCTTCACCGACGCGCTGGCCGCCGTACCGTCACCGGTGTAG
- a CDS encoding MarR family winged helix-turn-helix transcriptional regulator, which translates to MNHPDRRTGYVAWQIGQIMAARMERALRPLQLTLAQHRALMQAVLDPGVSSATAARRAAITPQSMGTAVNGLVERGMLERRTTPGDRRTQRLHVTEAGVRLAARAAETVDAAHAEALQALTPAEQEQTHALLLKLLASLNPSALEGDLS; encoded by the coding sequence GTGAACCACCCCGACCGGCGCACCGGCTATGTCGCCTGGCAGATCGGCCAGATCATGGCGGCCCGGATGGAGCGCGCCCTGCGCCCGCTCCAGCTGACCCTCGCCCAGCACCGGGCCCTGATGCAGGCCGTCCTCGACCCGGGCGTCTCCAGCGCGACCGCGGCACGCCGGGCGGCGATCACCCCGCAGTCGATGGGTACGGCGGTCAACGGGCTGGTCGAGCGCGGCATGCTGGAGCGACGCACCACCCCCGGCGACCGGCGCACCCAGCGCCTGCACGTGACCGAGGCCGGTGTACGGCTCGCGGCGCGGGCCGCGGAGACGGTGGACGCGGCCCACGCCGAGGCGCTTCAGGCGCTGACGCCGGCGGAGCAGGAGCAGACGCACGCGTTGCTGCTCAAGCTGCTGGCGTCGCTGAATCCCTCCGCCCTGGAGGGCGACCTGTCCTGA